From Micromonospora echinospora, one genomic window encodes:
- a CDS encoding cation-translocating P-type ATPase gives MIPLGRIAGRVLPPVVPRLVGDASRNAGTAAVRLARTAGLTSRRVWSRPGRHHIEVHGVCQDGGDRLARQVEKALEKLPGVSWARVNAPSGRVVVAVEEPEPRLRDLVRTIDRVERRSDHEPDPDIPPPHPPEEGPQTPRTLGALASDVLGLTLSAATRILPFTPLPGEAAGFLAAVDLHPKLHALADRGLRADPRADLVFPLAEAVVQGLSGGWTSLVLDGAQRVVQWGEARAQQNAWKRAEPQLTGDPDRAVARAPTHDRPRAKPDGPVERYVNRVLLAGAAAGAAALPAVGGKRAAALALASLPKAPGSGREGYAAQLGRILARRGVIAMDRGVLRELDRIDTLVLDTAVLGSDRGALVDLAPLATRDEEEVATRAFALFDPDAPRRCQEGDGWRLAPLDRLDVRDPGDTDASRRLRDGGGLLLGLAEGESLAAVLRVEPEPAPGVDALSVAARQAGLRVVVSGDAAQRYAFADAALPGGPRLAETVRALQFDGAVVMLVSADRAALGASDCGLGTGGPDDPPPWGAHLLVGADLRTCALVVEATGVARGMSRQNIRLAEAGAGLAALGAFTADRELLPGRALAAVNGAAALAFAHGVWRARRLPDRTDTPAPALTAWHLMPVDVVLDSLGTTRDGLDAAEAASRRRQGTGKGTDDGSLLRALVDELANPLTPVLAAGAALSAAFGSIVDAALVGGVVGGSALIGAVHQRNTERSLAELLARTSVTARVRRAGAEQVVAADDLVVGDVVLLESGDAVPADCRILESVGLEADESSLTGESLPVAKTDRPVVAAAVADRRSMLYEGSTVAAGHGTAVVVATGADTEAGRSLALARQGAPAGGVEARLGRLTRAALPLAATSAIAVAGAGLLRGVPLAETAATAANLAVASVPEGLPFLVSAAQLAAARRLAEHGALVRNPRTIEALGRVDVLCFDKTGTLTEGHLRLAGVGDGDRYAPVDQLDGTPALRATLAAALRATPDSADPAELPEQTDRAIRTGSRPLDGVVEQIGAGGWRSVGGLPFEPSRGYHATLGETDDGLLLSVKGAPERVLPRCATRRSGDGTERSLDDADRTRLQDALAERAGAGHRVLALAERRMTDREVTDDEVRELVFVGYLTLADGVRESAAPAVHRIRQAGVHTIMITGDHPATAEAIASIISTDSEQRVVTAAELDQLDDEALAARLARTDVVARCTPTHKVRIIQALQKCGRVVAMTGDGANDAPAIRLADVGIALGQRGTPAAKAAADLVVTDDRLETIIATLVEGRAMWSSVRHALSILVGGNLGEIAFSVLTAAATGRSALTGRQLLLVNLLTDLVPAMAIAVRPPGSHHGDHLLREGPDTSLGETLNREIGLRAAATTLGATAGWTLARWTGSQRRAGTVALASLVGTQLGQTVLAGGTSPTVLASTAASVGALVAVVQTPGVSQFFGCTPLGPVGWTIAAGSAIGATLGNGTLSRLVDRLPRPPS, from the coding sequence ATGATCCCGCTGGGCCGGATCGCCGGCCGGGTCCTTCCCCCTGTCGTGCCCCGACTGGTCGGCGACGCCTCCCGGAACGCGGGTACGGCGGCTGTCCGCCTGGCCCGGACCGCCGGCCTCACCTCCCGCCGGGTCTGGTCCCGACCCGGACGACACCACATCGAGGTGCACGGGGTCTGCCAGGACGGCGGCGACCGGCTGGCCCGCCAGGTCGAGAAGGCGCTGGAGAAGCTTCCCGGGGTGAGTTGGGCCCGGGTCAACGCGCCGTCCGGCCGGGTGGTGGTGGCCGTCGAGGAGCCGGAGCCCCGGCTCCGTGACCTGGTCCGGACGATCGATCGGGTGGAGCGTCGCAGCGACCACGAACCCGACCCGGACATCCCGCCGCCACACCCGCCCGAGGAGGGCCCGCAGACCCCCCGCACGCTCGGCGCGCTCGCCTCCGACGTCCTCGGCCTGACCCTCTCCGCCGCCACCCGGATCCTGCCGTTCACCCCGCTGCCCGGTGAGGCCGCCGGGTTCCTCGCGGCGGTCGACCTGCACCCGAAGCTGCACGCCCTGGCCGACCGGGGCCTGCGCGCGGACCCCCGGGCCGATCTGGTCTTCCCGCTCGCCGAGGCGGTGGTGCAGGGGCTTTCCGGCGGTTGGACCAGCCTGGTGCTCGACGGCGCGCAGCGGGTCGTCCAGTGGGGCGAGGCCCGCGCCCAGCAGAACGCCTGGAAACGCGCCGAGCCACAGCTCACCGGCGACCCGGACCGGGCCGTCGCCCGCGCGCCCACCCACGACCGGCCGCGCGCCAAACCGGACGGGCCCGTCGAGCGGTACGTCAACCGGGTGCTCCTCGCCGGGGCGGCGGCCGGGGCGGCGGCGCTGCCCGCGGTGGGCGGGAAGCGGGCCGCCGCGCTGGCCCTCGCCTCCCTGCCGAAGGCCCCCGGCTCCGGCCGCGAGGGGTATGCCGCGCAACTCGGCCGGATCCTGGCCCGCCGGGGCGTCATCGCGATGGACCGTGGCGTGCTGCGGGAACTCGACCGGATCGACACCCTCGTCCTGGACACGGCCGTGCTCGGATCCGACCGGGGAGCGCTGGTCGACCTGGCCCCGCTGGCCACCAGGGACGAGGAGGAGGTCGCCACCCGCGCCTTCGCCCTGTTCGACCCGGACGCACCACGACGGTGCCAGGAGGGGGACGGCTGGCGACTCGCGCCGCTGGACCGGCTCGACGTACGCGATCCGGGGGACACCGACGCCAGCCGGCGGCTCCGCGACGGCGGTGGTCTGCTGCTCGGGCTGGCCGAGGGGGAGTCCCTGGCGGCGGTGCTGCGGGTCGAGCCCGAGCCGGCACCGGGCGTCGACGCGTTGTCGGTCGCCGCCCGGCAGGCCGGTCTGCGGGTGGTGGTGAGCGGCGACGCCGCCCAGCGGTACGCCTTCGCCGACGCCGCCCTTCCCGGTGGACCACGTCTCGCCGAGACGGTACGGGCCCTCCAGTTCGACGGTGCGGTGGTGATGCTGGTGTCCGCCGACCGGGCGGCGCTCGGCGCCTCCGACTGCGGCCTCGGCACGGGTGGTCCCGACGACCCGCCGCCGTGGGGCGCGCACCTGCTCGTCGGCGCCGACCTGCGGACCTGCGCGTTGGTCGTCGAGGCGACCGGGGTGGCCCGCGGGATGAGCCGGCAGAACATCCGCCTCGCCGAGGCGGGTGCCGGGCTCGCCGCGCTCGGGGCGTTCACCGCCGACCGGGAGCTCCTGCCCGGCCGGGCCCTCGCCGCCGTGAACGGCGCAGCCGCGCTGGCCTTCGCGCACGGGGTCTGGCGGGCCCGACGACTACCCGACCGGACGGACACGCCGGCCCCGGCGCTCACCGCCTGGCACCTGATGCCGGTCGACGTGGTCCTCGACAGTCTCGGCACCACCCGGGACGGACTCGACGCGGCCGAGGCGGCCAGCCGGCGGCGCCAGGGCACTGGGAAGGGCACCGACGACGGCAGTCTGCTCCGGGCACTGGTCGACGAGCTCGCCAACCCGCTCACCCCGGTTCTCGCCGCCGGGGCGGCTCTCTCCGCGGCGTTCGGGTCGATCGTCGACGCCGCCCTGGTCGGTGGGGTCGTCGGCGGGTCCGCCCTGATCGGGGCGGTGCACCAGCGCAACACCGAGCGGTCCCTGGCCGAACTGCTCGCCCGGACCTCGGTGACCGCCCGGGTCCGGCGTGCCGGCGCCGAGCAGGTGGTGGCCGCCGACGACCTGGTCGTCGGAGACGTGGTCCTGCTCGAATCCGGGGACGCGGTACCCGCCGACTGCCGGATCCTGGAGTCGGTCGGGTTGGAGGCCGACGAGTCGTCGCTGACCGGGGAGTCGCTGCCGGTGGCCAAGACCGACCGACCGGTGGTGGCCGCCGCGGTCGCCGACCGGCGCTCGATGCTCTACGAGGGCAGCACCGTCGCCGCCGGGCACGGCACCGCCGTGGTGGTCGCCACCGGGGCCGACACCGAGGCGGGACGGAGCCTCGCGCTGGCCCGGCAGGGAGCGCCGGCCGGCGGGGTGGAGGCCCGGCTCGGCCGCCTGACCCGTGCGGCGCTCCCCCTCGCCGCCACCTCGGCGATCGCGGTGGCCGGGGCGGGGCTGCTGCGGGGCGTACCGCTGGCCGAGACGGCGGCGACCGCCGCGAACCTGGCCGTCGCGTCGGTGCCGGAGGGGCTGCCGTTCCTGGTCAGCGCCGCACAGCTCGCCGCGGCCCGGCGGCTCGCCGAGCACGGCGCGCTGGTCCGCAACCCGCGCACCATCGAGGCGCTGGGCCGGGTGGACGTGCTCTGCTTCGACAAGACCGGCACCCTCACCGAGGGACACCTCCGCCTCGCCGGGGTCGGCGACGGCGACCGGTACGCCCCGGTGGACCAGCTCGACGGGACACCTGCCCTACGGGCCACGCTCGCGGCGGCGCTGCGGGCCACCCCGGACTCGGCCGACCCGGCGGAACTGCCGGAGCAGACCGACCGGGCGATCCGCACCGGCTCCCGGCCCCTCGACGGGGTGGTCGAGCAGATCGGGGCCGGCGGCTGGCGGTCCGTCGGCGGGCTGCCGTTCGAGCCGTCCCGCGGCTACCACGCCACCCTGGGCGAGACCGACGACGGCCTGCTGCTGAGCGTGAAGGGCGCGCCGGAGCGGGTGCTGCCCCGCTGTGCCACCCGCCGGTCCGGCGACGGCACCGAGCGGTCCCTGGACGACGCCGACCGGACCCGCTTGCAGGATGCCCTGGCCGAACGGGCCGGAGCCGGACACCGGGTGCTCGCGCTCGCCGAGCGGCGGATGACCGACCGGGAGGTCACCGACGACGAGGTACGTGAGCTGGTCTTCGTGGGCTACCTGACCCTCGCCGACGGGGTGCGGGAGAGCGCCGCGCCAGCCGTGCACCGGATCCGGCAGGCCGGCGTGCACACCATCATGATCACCGGCGACCATCCGGCTACCGCCGAGGCCATCGCCTCGATCATCAGCACCGACAGCGAACAGCGGGTGGTCACCGCCGCCGAACTGGACCAGCTCGACGACGAGGCGCTCGCCGCCCGCCTCGCCCGCACCGACGTGGTCGCCCGCTGCACCCCGACCCACAAGGTACGGATCATCCAGGCGCTCCAGAAGTGCGGCCGGGTCGTCGCGATGACCGGGGACGGCGCGAACGACGCCCCCGCGATCCGCCTCGCCGACGTCGGCATCGCCCTCGGCCAGCGGGGCACCCCGGCCGCCAAGGCCGCCGCCGACCTGGTGGTCACCGACGACCGCCTGGAGACCATCATCGCCACCCTGGTCGAGGGGCGGGCCATGTGGTCCTCGGTCCGCCACGCGCTGAGCATCCTGGTCGGCGGCAACCTGGGCGAGATCGCGTTCAGCGTGCTCACCGCCGCCGCGACCGGCCGGTCCGCGCTCACCGGCCGGCAACTGCTCCTGGTCAATCTCCTCACCGACCTGGTGCCGGCGATGGCCATCGCGGTCCGACCACCGGGCTCCCACCACGGCGACCACCTGCTGCGCGAGGGACCGGACACCTCCCTCGGGGAGACCCTGAACCGGGAGATCGGGCTGCGGGCCGCCGCCACCACCCTCGGCGCGACCGCCGGCTGGACACTCGCCCGCTGGACGGGCAGCCAACGGCGGGCCGGCACGGTGGCCCTCGCCTCCCTGGTCGGCACCCAGCTCGGACAGACCGTCCTCGCCGGGGGCACCAGTCCGACGGTGCTCGCCTCCACCGCGGCCTCGGTCGGCGCGCTGGTCGCCGTGGTGCAGACCCCCGGGGTCAGCCAGTTCTTCGGCTGCACACCGCTCGGACCGGTCGGCTGGACCATCGCCGCAGGCTCCGCGATCGGGGCCACCCTCGGCAACGGCACCCTCAGCAGGCTGGTGGACCGCCTGCCCCGGCCACCGTCCTGA
- a CDS encoding GAP family protein has product MDLLSVLPLALVMVAGPQIISAVFLASGRNARRASLAFVLGAGFALLVGLGFWYVVFHAVRRTVDVPGGDDGARRLLDWVVLVVLVALIPAVYVRRGRRPRWMGRLAEAGPRLAFGLGFLLLAAMPTDEATMLTVAASLAGHHRPWWHLLPFAGLTLLLLALPLLASVLLGRRAVAVLPRIRDWAETHAWVVSEAVILVFLATVVRDLVKSVG; this is encoded by the coding sequence GTGGATCTGCTGAGCGTCCTGCCGCTCGCCCTGGTGATGGTCGCCGGCCCGCAGATCATCAGCGCGGTCTTCCTCGCCTCCGGTCGGAACGCCCGCCGCGCCTCGCTGGCCTTCGTCCTGGGCGCCGGGTTCGCCCTGCTCGTCGGGCTCGGGTTCTGGTACGTCGTCTTCCACGCCGTACGACGAACCGTCGACGTGCCGGGCGGGGACGACGGCGCCCGTCGCCTCCTCGACTGGGTGGTCCTGGTCGTGCTGGTGGCGCTGATCCCGGCGGTCTACGTCCGGCGCGGCCGGCGGCCGAGGTGGATGGGTCGGCTGGCGGAGGCCGGTCCCCGGCTCGCGTTCGGGCTGGGCTTCCTGCTCCTCGCCGCCATGCCCACCGACGAGGCCACCATGCTGACCGTGGCGGCGAGCCTGGCCGGTCACCACCGGCCGTGGTGGCATCTGCTGCCGTTCGCCGGCTTGACGCTGCTGCTGCTCGCGCTGCCGCTGCTGGCCTCGGTCCTCCTGGGTCGGCGTGCCGTGGCCGTGCTGCCGAGGATCCGCGACTGGGCCGAGACACACGCATGGGTGGTCAGCGAGGCGGTCATCCTGGTCTTCCTCGCCACCGTGGTCCGCGACCTGGTCAAGTCGGTCGGTTGA
- a CDS encoding GNAT family N-acetyltransferase, producing the protein MPVRPDPEDRADSLLVADDGTELARMRLRDEAGKRVATAVSPLPGTVRSQLAEQVRRDLAGYRLETSDDGLVAVLVAGGVELHRAATDMRHGLTRVPAPVALPAGWSLGSPGWDDDLAEGLAAAYGPDHPDGRWQARHTEQVRAMFDGGEPVPPLLAASARLVDPDGRSAGHVLCAGPVPWTDDACAWIVNLAVTPRAQGRGFGRTLLTHALRGAHEAGLPAVGLSVADGNPARRIYDSAGFRPLVRVFSVLLPAPSELPLSVPAERSS; encoded by the coding sequence ATGCCGGTACGCCCAGATCCAGAGGACCGCGCCGACTCGTTGCTCGTCGCCGACGACGGCACGGAACTGGCCCGGATGCGCCTTCGTGACGAGGCGGGAAAGCGCGTCGCAACTGCGGTCAGCCCGCTGCCCGGGACGGTGCGGAGCCAGCTTGCCGAGCAGGTGCGCCGCGATCTCGCCGGCTACCGGCTGGAAACGTCGGACGATGGCCTGGTGGCGGTATTGGTGGCCGGCGGTGTCGAGTTGCACCGGGCCGCGACCGACATGCGTCACGGTCTGACCCGGGTGCCCGCGCCGGTGGCGTTGCCTGCCGGATGGTCCCTGGGCAGTCCGGGCTGGGACGACGACCTGGCCGAAGGACTGGCAGCGGCGTACGGCCCGGACCATCCGGACGGTCGGTGGCAGGCCCGGCACACCGAGCAGGTTCGGGCGATGTTCGACGGTGGCGAGCCGGTACCGCCGCTGCTGGCGGCCTCGGCCCGGCTGGTGGATCCCGACGGACGCAGCGCCGGCCACGTCCTGTGCGCCGGACCGGTGCCGTGGACCGACGACGCCTGCGCCTGGATCGTCAACCTCGCCGTGACGCCCCGCGCGCAGGGTCGTGGATTCGGGCGGACTCTGCTCACGCACGCGTTGCGCGGTGCGCACGAGGCAGGGCTGCCGGCGGTCGGCCTGTCGGTGGCGGACGGCAACCCCGCACGCCGGATCTACGACAGCGCGGGTTTCCGCCCGCTCGTCCGAGTGTTCTCGGTGCTCCTGCCCGCGCCCTCGGAACTGCCGCTGTCCGTCCCCGCCGAGCGATCGTCGTGA
- a CDS encoding DLW-39 family protein, whose translation MVKKLLLLVGVVGVAVVVAQRIKASNDERALWHEATTAPDLR comes from the coding sequence ATGGTGAAGAAGCTTCTGTTGCTGGTCGGCGTGGTTGGTGTGGCGGTTGTCGTTGCCCAGCGGATCAAGGCGTCGAACGACGAGCGCGCCCTGTGGCACGAGGCGACCACCGCTCCCGACCTTCGATAA
- a CDS encoding DUF3566 domain-containing protein: MTETQAKSGNKGTSAKPVDEDAAKGGAPASGRAAVGRATVPADAPAPKFTRAPGMAPPPDKPTADEAEKGDRTEAINVDAPTSAGATPVSGAARPATTTQPIPTKAAQTATTGTQPRVGAGTPPDTARPGVARPNGGGLPPGVGGAAAVGAARVNEAVRAARSSVSSAASRGPRRARLNLKRIDPWSVMKFAFAVSVVLFIVVVVATSVLYLALDAMGVFQSVNESLTDLVSAGGGQGADGFQITAKGVILSSALLGLVNVVLFTALATLGAFVYNVCADLVGGVELTLAERD, translated from the coding sequence ATGACGGAGACACAGGCGAAGTCGGGGAACAAGGGGACCTCGGCCAAACCGGTCGACGAGGATGCCGCGAAGGGCGGTGCACCCGCGTCCGGACGCGCTGCGGTGGGCCGGGCCACGGTTCCCGCTGACGCGCCTGCCCCGAAGTTCACCCGGGCTCCGGGGATGGCACCGCCGCCGGACAAGCCCACCGCCGACGAGGCGGAGAAGGGCGACCGGACCGAGGCGATCAACGTCGACGCGCCGACATCGGCCGGGGCGACACCGGTCTCCGGTGCGGCCCGTCCGGCCACGACGACACAGCCGATCCCCACAAAGGCCGCCCAGACAGCCACGACGGGCACCCAGCCGCGGGTCGGTGCCGGCACCCCGCCGGACACGGCGCGACCGGGCGTCGCCCGGCCCAACGGTGGCGGGCTGCCGCCGGGGGTCGGCGGTGCCGCGGCGGTCGGGGCGGCCCGGGTCAACGAGGCGGTACGCGCCGCGCGTAGCTCGGTCAGCTCGGCCGCCTCGCGCGGCCCCCGGCGGGCCCGGCTGAACCTCAAGCGGATCGACCCGTGGTCGGTGATGAAGTTCGCCTTCGCGGTCTCCGTGGTGCTCTTCATCGTCGTGGTGGTCGCCACGTCGGTGCTCTACCTGGCGCTCGACGCGATGGGCGTGTTCCAGAGCGTCAACGAGAGCCTGACCGACCTGGTCAGCGCCGGTGGTGGACAGGGCGCGGACGGCTTCCAGATCACCGCCAAGGGCGTGATCCTCAGCTCGGCGCTGCTCGGGCTGGTCAACGTCGTCCTGTTCACGGCGCTCGCCACGCTGGGGGCGTTCGTCTACAACGTCTGTGCCGACCTGGTCGGTGGGGTCGAACTCACTCTCGCCGAGCGGGACTGA
- the gyrA gene encoding DNA gyrase subunit A encodes MTDTPESTPNEPETPDATAAVVAHDRIEPVGLEVEMQRSYLDYAMSVIVGRALPDVRDGLKPVHRKILYAMFDSGYRPDRGYVKCSRVVGDVMGQFHPHGDSAIYDALVRMAQTWSLRYPLVDGNGNFGSPGNDPAAAMRYTECKLDPLAMEMLRDIDEDTVDLQDNYDGRAKEPTILPSRIPNLLINGSEGIAVGMATKIPPHNLREIGAAVQWCLEHPEEDEATTLDALLEIVKGPDFPTHGLIVGTTAIQDAYRTGRGSIRMRAVVEVEEDKRGRPCLVVSELPYQVNPDNLAERIAELIKEGKLGGIADIRDESSGRTGMRIVLVLKRDAVAKVVLNNLYKHTQLQETFGANMLALVDGVPRTLNLAQFIRYYVEHQIEVIRRRTAFRLRKAEERAHILRGLSKALDALDEVIALIRRSPTVEDARQGLIRLLTIDEIQATAILDMQLRRLAALERQRILDDLAKLEIEIADLKDILAKPERQRRIVSEELGEIVAKWGDERRTKIVPFDGEVSMEDLIAREDVVVTITRTGYAKRTKVDLYRSQRRGGKGVSGATLRQDDIVSHFFVCSTHDWILFFTNKGRVYRAKAYELPEASRVAKGQHVANLLAFQPEEQIAQIIEIPNYQVAPYLVLATKNGLVKKTKLEEFDSNRSGGIIAINLRDEDELVGAALCAPHDDLLLVSKNAQAIRFNASDEALRPMGRATTGVIGMRFSDEDELLAMEVVREGMDVLVATNGGYAKRTPIEEYPVQGRGGKGVLTAKITERRGGLVGAVVISPDDELFAITSNGGVIRTPVKPVRRTRDRNTMGVKLMDLPDGVTIVAIARNADEPDEQD; translated from the coding sequence GTGACCGATACTCCCGAGTCCACCCCTAACGAGCCGGAGACCCCGGACGCGACCGCCGCGGTAGTGGCGCACGACCGGATCGAGCCGGTCGGCCTCGAGGTGGAGATGCAGCGCTCCTACCTCGACTACGCGATGAGCGTCATCGTCGGTCGGGCGCTGCCGGACGTGCGGGACGGGCTCAAGCCGGTCCACCGCAAGATCCTCTACGCCATGTTCGACTCCGGCTACCGGCCGGACCGCGGCTACGTGAAGTGCTCCCGCGTCGTCGGCGACGTGATGGGCCAGTTCCACCCGCACGGCGACTCGGCGATCTACGACGCGCTGGTCCGGATGGCGCAGACCTGGTCACTGCGGTACCCGCTGGTCGACGGCAACGGCAACTTCGGCTCCCCGGGCAACGACCCGGCCGCCGCGATGCGCTACACCGAGTGCAAGCTCGACCCGCTGGCGATGGAGATGCTGCGGGACATCGACGAGGACACCGTCGACCTCCAGGACAACTACGACGGGCGGGCCAAGGAGCCCACCATCCTGCCGTCGCGGATCCCGAACCTGCTGATCAACGGTTCCGAGGGCATCGCGGTCGGCATGGCCACCAAGATCCCGCCGCACAACCTGCGGGAGATCGGCGCGGCCGTCCAGTGGTGCCTGGAGCACCCGGAGGAGGACGAGGCCACCACCCTCGACGCGCTGCTGGAGATCGTGAAGGGCCCGGACTTCCCGACCCACGGCCTGATCGTCGGTACGACCGCGATCCAGGACGCGTACCGCACGGGTCGGGGCTCGATCCGGATGCGTGCCGTGGTGGAGGTCGAGGAGGACAAGCGGGGGCGTCCCTGCCTGGTCGTCAGCGAACTGCCCTACCAGGTCAACCCGGACAACCTGGCCGAGCGTATCGCCGAGCTGATCAAGGAGGGCAAGCTCGGCGGCATCGCCGACATCCGGGACGAGTCCTCCGGGCGTACCGGCATGCGGATCGTGCTGGTGCTCAAGCGCGACGCGGTCGCCAAGGTGGTGCTGAACAACCTCTACAAGCACACCCAGCTCCAGGAGACCTTCGGCGCCAACATGCTGGCGCTGGTCGACGGGGTGCCGCGCACGCTCAACCTCGCGCAGTTCATCCGCTACTACGTCGAGCACCAGATCGAGGTGATCCGGCGGCGGACGGCGTTCCGGCTGCGCAAGGCCGAGGAGCGGGCGCACATCCTTCGCGGCCTCTCCAAGGCGCTCGACGCGCTGGACGAGGTGATCGCGCTGATCCGGCGCTCGCCCACGGTCGAGGACGCCCGGCAGGGCCTGATCCGGCTGCTGACGATCGACGAGATCCAGGCCACCGCGATCCTCGACATGCAGCTGCGCCGCCTCGCCGCGCTGGAGCGGCAGCGGATCCTGGACGACCTGGCGAAGCTCGAGATCGAGATCGCGGACCTGAAGGACATCCTGGCGAAGCCGGAACGGCAGCGGCGGATCGTCTCCGAGGAGCTGGGCGAGATCGTCGCCAAGTGGGGCGACGAGCGGCGTACGAAGATCGTGCCGTTCGACGGCGAGGTCTCGATGGAGGACCTGATCGCCCGCGAGGACGTCGTGGTCACCATCACCCGGACCGGGTACGCCAAGCGGACCAAGGTCGACCTCTACCGTTCCCAGCGGCGGGGCGGCAAGGGGGTCAGCGGCGCCACGCTGCGACAGGACGACATCGTCAGCCACTTCTTCGTCTGCTCGACCCACGACTGGATCCTGTTCTTCACCAACAAGGGGCGGGTGTACCGGGCCAAGGCGTACGAGCTTCCGGAGGCCAGTAGGGTGGCCAAGGGCCAGCACGTGGCCAATCTGCTCGCCTTCCAACCGGAGGAGCAGATCGCACAGATCATTGAGATTCCGAACTACCAGGTAGCCCCCTATCTGGTACTGGCCACGAAGAACGGCCTGGTGAAGAAGACGAAGCTCGAGGAGTTCGACTCCAACCGCTCGGGCGGCATCATCGCGATCAACCTGCGCGACGAGGACGAGCTGGTCGGTGCCGCCCTGTGCGCCCCGCACGACGACCTGCTGCTGGTCTCCAAGAACGCACAGGCCATCCGGTTCAACGCGAGTGACGAGGCGCTGCGACCGATGGGGCGGGCCACCACGGGCGTGATCGGCATGCGCTTCAGTGACGAGGACGAACTGCTGGCCATGGAGGTCGTCCGGGAGGGCATGGACGTCCTGGTGGCCACGAACGGGGGATACGCGAAGCGGACCCCCATCGAGGAATACCCGGTGCAGGGCCGGGGAGGTAAGGGCGTGTTGACCGCGAAGATCACAGAACGCCGCGGGGGCCTCGTCGGCGCCGTCGTGATCAGCCCGGACGACGAGCTCTTCGCGATCACCAGCAACGGTGGCGTCATCCGAACTCCGGTGAAGCCTGTACGCCGTACGCGGGATCGGAACACAATGGGGGTCAAGCTGATGGACCTCCCGGACGGCGTAACTATCGTGGCGATTGCTCGCAATGCCGACGAGCCTGACGAACAGGACTAG